One Rhodococcus sp. P1Y DNA window includes the following coding sequences:
- a CDS encoding thiamine pyrophosphate-binding protein, producing MSVKVFERILDLFEAEGINTIFGIPDPNFVHMFHLAEERGWNVVAPHHEESAGFMAEAVSRMTGKAAVCIGTLGPGVANLAGAMMCAKVENSPVIFLGGQRGRVTEQRVRRGRIQFVKQVELFEPSVKYSASIEYADQTDEIIREGLRKALSGTPGPVYIEYPQHIIQEELDVPAALPPSAYRLTNQMAGPDRVAQAVEAIKAAKQPILLIGHGVHTSRAGESVRALAELMACPVIQTSGGTSFIEGLEDRTFPYGFSKSAVEAVVQSDLCLAIGTELGEPTHYGRGRHWAENESNRTWLLIEQDPEAIGVNRTIDIPLVGDLRAVVPQLVEALKDSPRTATPELEAWIREDARQLAELAETAPAGMSPVHPARIVVEATKEFPADGIMVRDGGATTVFGWTYSQAKPHDVMWNQNFGHLGTGLPYAVGAGIADGGKRPIMLVTGDSSFQFHIAELETAARFNLPLVCVVAVDYAWGLEVGVYKRTFGQGSRETGVHWSQETRLDKVAEGFGCYGEYVDTDADIGPAIKRAYASGKPGVIHVAVDPKANSEEMPNYGEFRTWYAEGSQ from the coding sequence ATGTCAGTCAAAGTATTTGAACGAATTCTCGACCTCTTCGAGGCAGAGGGTATCAACACGATTTTCGGTATCCCCGATCCCAACTTCGTGCATATGTTCCATCTGGCCGAGGAACGTGGGTGGAACGTGGTGGCACCGCACCACGAGGAATCGGCGGGCTTCATGGCCGAAGCAGTGTCTCGCATGACCGGAAAAGCAGCGGTGTGTATCGGCACGCTCGGACCAGGCGTCGCCAACCTCGCCGGCGCGATGATGTGTGCCAAGGTCGAGAATTCGCCGGTCATCTTCCTGGGCGGACAACGCGGGCGCGTCACCGAGCAGCGTGTACGTCGCGGACGTATCCAGTTCGTCAAGCAGGTCGAACTGTTCGAACCGTCCGTGAAGTACAGCGCCAGCATCGAATACGCTGATCAGACGGACGAGATCATCCGCGAGGGCTTGCGCAAGGCACTGTCGGGCACCCCCGGCCCGGTCTACATCGAGTACCCGCAGCACATCATTCAAGAAGAGTTGGACGTGCCGGCTGCATTGCCGCCGAGCGCGTATCGGCTCACCAATCAGATGGCCGGGCCCGACCGGGTCGCGCAGGCCGTCGAAGCGATTAAGGCTGCCAAGCAGCCTATTCTCTTGATCGGACACGGAGTTCACACGTCTCGCGCCGGTGAGTCCGTCCGCGCATTGGCAGAACTCATGGCATGCCCGGTCATTCAGACGTCGGGTGGCACCTCGTTCATCGAGGGCCTCGAGGACCGCACATTCCCGTACGGGTTCTCCAAGTCCGCTGTCGAGGCTGTCGTGCAGTCCGACCTGTGCTTGGCAATCGGCACGGAACTGGGAGAACCCACGCACTACGGGCGCGGGCGGCACTGGGCCGAAAACGAGTCCAACCGCACGTGGCTACTCATCGAACAGGACCCCGAGGCCATCGGTGTCAACCGCACCATCGACATTCCCCTGGTCGGAGATCTTCGCGCGGTCGTCCCGCAGCTCGTCGAGGCGCTGAAAGATTCGCCGCGCACGGCAACACCCGAGTTGGAGGCCTGGATTCGGGAAGACGCGCGACAGCTTGCGGAACTCGCCGAGACGGCTCCCGCCGGCATGTCCCCTGTGCATCCCGCTCGCATAGTGGTCGAAGCCACCAAGGAATTCCCAGCCGACGGCATCATGGTTCGCGACGGCGGAGCCACGACGGTATTCGGGTGGACCTACTCGCAGGCGAAGCCACACGATGTCATGTGGAACCAGAACTTCGGTCACCTCGGTACCGGTCTTCCCTACGCGGTCGGCGCCGGCATCGCCGATGGTGGCAAGCGCCCGATCATGCTCGTCACCGGAGATTCTTCTTTCCAGTTCCACATCGCCGAGCTCGAAACGGCGGCTCGCTTCAATCTTCCTCTCGTGTGCGTTGTCGCTGTGGATTACGCCTGGGGTCTCGAAGTGGGCGTGTACAAGCGCACCTTCGGCCAGGGGTCGCGAGAAACCGGCGTCCACTGGAGTCAAGAGACCCGCCTCGACAAGGTCGCCGAAGGGTTCGGTTGCTACGGCGAATACGTCGATACGGACGCCGACATCGGTCCCGCCATCAAGCGCGCGTACGCCAGCGGCAAGCCCGGCGTCATCCACGTTGCTGTCGACCCGAAGGCGAACTCGGAGGAAATGCCCAACTACGGCGAATTCCGCACCTGGTACGCGGAGGGCTCGCAGTGA
- a CDS encoding SDR family NAD(P)-dependent oxidoreductase, producing the protein MTSSSATESLGDFGGGQARFDGRVAVITGAGRGLGRAYALLLAAKGAKVVVNDPGVGPDGTNFDNGPADDVVREIQAAGGAAVACTESVATADGGRAIVDTAIEHFGRIDILVHNAGINRYGLLPDMTHEDFDAVLDVHLRGAFHVVRPAFPLMAAAGYGRIVLTSSILGFYGNHRVANYAASKGGIIGLAGVVAVEGADHGVKCNVIVPAALTRLAAALDTSAYPPMGPELAAPVVGWLAHESCSVNGETLISIAGRVAKAYVAETRGVYRPEWSIDSVGEQIDEICDTTDPWVLPSVSGYGEHLKRSFAIAREGSKHVSQSI; encoded by the coding sequence ATGACAAGTAGCTCAGCGACCGAAAGCCTCGGTGATTTCGGCGGGGGACAAGCCAGATTCGACGGTCGGGTGGCGGTGATCACGGGAGCGGGTCGTGGCCTCGGCCGCGCTTACGCGCTTCTCTTGGCGGCCAAAGGTGCGAAGGTGGTGGTGAACGACCCGGGTGTCGGACCCGACGGTACCAATTTCGACAATGGGCCGGCCGACGACGTGGTGCGTGAAATTCAGGCGGCGGGCGGTGCTGCCGTCGCGTGCACCGAATCGGTTGCCACTGCCGACGGAGGCCGGGCGATAGTCGACACTGCCATCGAACATTTCGGCCGTATCGACATTCTCGTACACAACGCCGGTATCAATCGCTACGGGTTGCTGCCGGACATGACGCACGAGGACTTCGATGCTGTACTCGACGTGCACCTCCGCGGTGCATTCCACGTCGTTCGCCCTGCGTTCCCTCTCATGGCTGCCGCCGGATACGGCCGCATCGTGCTCACTTCGTCGATTCTGGGCTTCTACGGTAACCACCGCGTCGCCAACTACGCCGCCTCGAAAGGCGGAATCATCGGCCTGGCAGGTGTAGTCGCAGTCGAGGGTGCCGATCACGGAGTCAAGTGCAACGTCATCGTGCCCGCAGCATTGACGCGGCTGGCTGCAGCGCTGGACACCTCGGCCTACCCGCCGATGGGGCCGGAACTCGCCGCCCCGGTGGTCGGCTGGTTGGCGCACGAATCATGCTCCGTCAACGGAGAGACGCTCATATCCATCGCGGGCCGTGTGGCGAAGGCGTACGTCGCCGAAACACGCGGCGTCTACCGGCCGGAATGGTCCATCGATTCGGTCGGGGAGCAGATCGACGAGATCTGCGACACCACCGACCCCTGGGTCTTGCCGTCGGTATCCGGATACGGCGAACACCTCAAACGAAGCTTCGCAATTGCCAGAGAGGGCAGCAAGCATGTCAGTCAAAGTATTTGA
- a CDS encoding aromatic ring-hydroxylating oxygenase subunit alpha: MTDIIDNVQETATTATEDASPILTIPVEAYISRDYAKAEFERLWSKVWQQVGRIEDIPNVGDFLTYEIQDQSFIIARTETGLRAYHNVCSHRGRRLVDTPEGERQAMGNCKQFVCGYHGWRYNLDGTNTVAPQRVDWKNTLTKENSKLVDVKVDTWGGWVWINLDPDCESLADYLAPATRLLDHFETQKQRFRWRRWLVVDCNWKVALEAFAETYHVPYTHPEFMAFGVYLGWSRPHGIHSNIGFEAPKGMDENQAKVRIGSGPDPRLATQEMQNFTWSNAGTSTTKTLVDAANRLVEELPEGTPPAQVLRHWLESAKRDDAARGVIWPEIDPAIVAESGTAWQIFPNFQIGHGLNNMISYSARPYGDDPDKCIFEAAVYELYPEGEEPETKWEYTPEDGAGWLTVLPQDFSNMSAVQKGMKSKGFSGAKPNPYREQSVVNLHHNLAKYMGTGEPTLRD, encoded by the coding sequence ATGACGGACATCATCGACAACGTGCAGGAAACCGCGACGACCGCCACCGAGGACGCGTCACCGATTCTCACGATTCCGGTGGAGGCCTACATTTCTCGCGACTACGCGAAGGCCGAGTTCGAACGCCTGTGGTCCAAAGTGTGGCAGCAGGTGGGTCGCATCGAGGATATTCCGAATGTCGGTGATTTCCTGACGTACGAAATCCAAGATCAGTCGTTCATCATCGCTCGGACAGAAACGGGACTGAGGGCGTACCACAACGTTTGTTCGCATCGAGGCCGTCGATTGGTCGATACCCCCGAGGGCGAGCGGCAGGCAATGGGCAATTGCAAGCAGTTCGTCTGCGGATACCACGGCTGGCGCTACAACCTCGACGGAACGAATACCGTTGCGCCGCAGAGGGTGGACTGGAAGAACACCCTCACCAAGGAGAACAGCAAACTCGTCGACGTCAAGGTCGACACCTGGGGCGGTTGGGTGTGGATCAATCTCGACCCCGACTGCGAATCCCTGGCGGACTATCTCGCTCCTGCCACGAGGTTGCTCGACCACTTCGAGACTCAGAAGCAGCGGTTTCGCTGGCGGAGGTGGCTCGTGGTCGATTGCAACTGGAAGGTCGCGCTCGAAGCCTTCGCGGAGACGTATCACGTGCCGTACACCCACCCAGAGTTCATGGCGTTCGGTGTCTACCTCGGCTGGTCGAGGCCTCATGGCATTCACAGCAACATCGGCTTCGAGGCCCCGAAGGGGATGGACGAAAACCAGGCGAAGGTTCGCATCGGCAGCGGGCCCGATCCCCGACTCGCGACGCAGGAAATGCAGAACTTCACCTGGTCGAACGCAGGTACGAGCACCACCAAGACTTTGGTCGATGCCGCGAATCGGTTGGTCGAGGAACTGCCCGAGGGGACGCCTCCGGCTCAGGTCCTGCGGCACTGGCTGGAGTCGGCCAAGCGCGACGACGCTGCGCGTGGCGTGATCTGGCCGGAGATCGATCCGGCCATCGTTGCAGAAAGCGGAACCGCCTGGCAGATCTTCCCCAATTTCCAGATCGGGCACGGTCTGAACAATATGATCAGCTACAGCGCGCGACCCTACGGAGACGACCCCGACAAGTGCATCTTCGAGGCCGCAGTCTACGAGCTCTACCCGGAAGGTGAAGAGCCAGAGACCAAGTGGGAGTACACGCCGGAGGACGGCGCGGGATGGCTGACCGTGCTGCCACAGGACTTCAGCAACATGTCGGCCGTCCAAAAGGGAATGAAGAGCAAGGGCTTCAGCGGCGCGAAGCCCAATCCTTACCGTGAGCAGAGTGTCGTCAACCTGCACCACAACTTGGCCAAATACATGGGAACCGGCGAACCGACTCTGCGCGACTGA
- a CDS encoding SDR family NAD(P)-dependent oxidoreductase produces the protein MAHPIELDGRIVVVTGAAGGGIGTSVTRMTAEAGATVIAVSRSEENLVANISPLQADGLPVVPVIADVSTDDGVAAVIEVVRRTEGRLHGLVNVAGGAAPSTWMPATRVSRDDWRALFNQNLETMFFMSQAIAAELKVQGNTGSIVSISSISGMNTAPFHIAYGTAKAALVAATRTMAVELAHDGVRVNAIAPGVTATPASRTFIEEDPERDSRAIAMGRRGLPEEQAGAILFLLSDLSTYITGQTLLVDGGLNLKWTHMGADHTSLFLKDESFRAAISH, from the coding sequence ATGGCACACCCGATCGAATTGGACGGGCGAATCGTCGTGGTGACAGGTGCTGCAGGCGGCGGCATCGGGACCTCCGTCACGCGAATGACCGCGGAGGCCGGTGCGACGGTGATCGCCGTGAGCCGGTCGGAGGAGAACCTGGTCGCAAATATTTCCCCCCTGCAGGCGGATGGGCTTCCGGTCGTCCCCGTCATCGCGGACGTGTCGACCGACGACGGCGTCGCGGCTGTCATCGAGGTGGTACGCAGAACGGAAGGTCGGCTCCATGGTCTGGTCAATGTTGCCGGTGGCGCCGCGCCTTCCACCTGGATGCCGGCCACCAGGGTCAGCCGCGACGATTGGCGCGCGCTGTTCAACCAGAACCTCGAAACGATGTTCTTCATGAGCCAGGCCATCGCAGCGGAACTGAAAGTACAGGGCAATACAGGATCGATCGTGTCTATCTCGTCCATCTCGGGAATGAACACGGCGCCGTTCCACATCGCATACGGCACTGCAAAAGCCGCCTTGGTTGCTGCCACTCGCACCATGGCAGTGGAACTGGCGCACGATGGGGTCCGCGTCAACGCGATTGCACCCGGGGTGACTGCCACGCCTGCTTCACGCACGTTCATCGAAGAAGATCCGGAACGCGACTCCCGTGCGATCGCGATGGGACGCCGTGGACTCCCTGAGGAGCAAGCCGGCGCCATATTGTTTCTGCTGTCCGATCTTTCGACCTACATCACAGGTCAGACGCTCTTGGTGGACGGCGGATTGAATCTGAAGTGGACCCATATGGGTGCGGACCACACCTCTCTGTTCCTCAAAGACGAGTCGTTCCGCGCGGCAATTTCACACTGA
- a CDS encoding CaiB/BaiF CoA transferase family protein, producing MKHTGPLSGVRVIDLTAMVMGPYCTQIMADMGADVVKIEAPSGDNTRYISVGPEPGMSGVFVNVNRGKRSVVLDLRSEEGRATLRELIVGADVFVHSMRGSAIARLGFDYEAVSVINPSIVYTNCYGYGRRGPDANLTAYDDTIQAECGLPFAQEQLTGEVGYVGTIIADKVAGMTALYATTTALFHRERTGEGQEVEVAMFETMAAFMLVEHANGAMFEPPVGPAVYPRAVAPKRKPYRTKDGYLSALVYNDKQWSTFVDAVQPNWADERFATLAQRARCTDVIYGHLENTFAKRTTQEWLDLLRSLDIPCAPVRTLDELFENPHLEAVGFFERVKTENGTVSFPGPPTWFSRTPARVAGPAPRLGAHTEEVLGEMVAGLQSS from the coding sequence ATGAAGCACACAGGGCCGTTGTCCGGCGTTCGCGTCATCGATCTGACTGCCATGGTGATGGGGCCCTACTGCACCCAGATAATGGCTGACATGGGCGCGGATGTCGTCAAAATCGAAGCGCCGTCCGGAGACAACACCAGATACATCTCGGTCGGTCCGGAGCCGGGAATGAGCGGGGTGTTCGTCAACGTCAATCGCGGCAAACGCAGTGTCGTCCTCGACCTCCGTTCGGAGGAGGGGCGAGCGACGCTGCGTGAACTCATCGTGGGCGCGGACGTTTTCGTGCACTCGATGCGCGGTTCGGCGATAGCTCGGCTCGGGTTCGACTACGAGGCCGTTTCGGTAATCAACCCGTCGATCGTCTACACGAACTGTTACGGGTACGGCCGCCGTGGCCCAGATGCGAATCTGACCGCATACGACGACACCATTCAGGCCGAGTGCGGGCTGCCGTTCGCGCAGGAGCAGTTGACGGGTGAGGTCGGCTACGTGGGGACGATCATTGCCGACAAGGTCGCCGGAATGACCGCCCTGTACGCCACGACCACCGCGCTCTTCCACCGAGAACGGACGGGGGAAGGACAGGAGGTCGAGGTCGCGATGTTCGAGACGATGGCCGCGTTCATGTTGGTCGAACACGCCAACGGCGCGATGTTCGAGCCGCCGGTGGGTCCGGCGGTCTACCCACGTGCGGTCGCTCCGAAGCGAAAGCCGTATCGCACCAAGGACGGTTACCTGTCGGCGCTGGTGTACAACGACAAGCAGTGGTCGACGTTCGTCGATGCGGTACAGCCGAACTGGGCGGACGAGCGCTTCGCGACCCTTGCGCAGCGGGCGCGGTGCACCGACGTCATCTACGGTCACCTCGAGAACACGTTCGCGAAACGAACGACGCAGGAGTGGCTGGATCTACTTCGTTCGTTGGACATTCCGTGTGCGCCGGTTCGCACGTTGGACGAGTTGTTCGAGAACCCACATCTCGAGGCCGTTGGGTTTTTCGAGCGGGTGAAGACGGAAAATGGCACCGTCTCATTCCCCGGTCCGCCTACCTGGTTCTCCCGCACTCCCGCGCGCGTGGCCGGGCCGGCGCCTCGGCTGGGCGCGCACACCGAGGAGGTGCTGGGGGAAATGGTGGCCGGATTGCAATCATCGTAA
- a CDS encoding class I adenylate-forming enzyme family protein, producing the protein MKKFDGTIATVLQGALETRPNSPAVEAASGVWSYLDLDDRAQRAAGALRALGVVPGDRVAACLPNDLDIVAAFHGTQRVGAIWVGVGEALPQNEQMELIALCEPAVVLAGPKCRIDTPRTVSLDRWRALLESADRIPSAQMNPDSPAGIAFTSGTSGRPKAIVHSQRNLLLPGAALVATRGWGPELRKGDSFPMTILNLMVLSTLLTAQAGGCAVIMDRRDLDGVAEWISSRRVTVWNGAPAQLHDLAQRPDIDISSLDEVWCGGSDTPDSLRRSFAEAHGLVPRVTYGLTEAPTVVSIDPPGSEWLPGTSGRVLPQYDVAAYDYSGARLPAGELGELCLTGASTGEWAQTWTPLLGYWENGVVVPPRDGIVATGDIGTVDADGWLRVLDRKKLIIIRGGANVYPLEVERVLAAHPDIVKVAVYPVPDDRLGQRVGAVIESTEQDIDFDELTQLCRRDLSPYKVPEFWTVVDTLPVNAMGKVRRAGLYDFVVEQRSDSNSTTLTAPTSGRPA; encoded by the coding sequence GTGAAGAAATTCGACGGCACGATCGCCACGGTGCTCCAGGGCGCTCTCGAAACTCGTCCGAACAGTCCTGCTGTCGAGGCCGCGTCCGGCGTTTGGTCTTACCTAGACCTCGACGACCGAGCCCAGCGAGCAGCGGGAGCTCTACGTGCACTCGGTGTAGTTCCGGGTGATCGCGTGGCAGCGTGCCTGCCGAACGATCTCGACATCGTCGCTGCCTTCCACGGAACTCAACGTGTCGGTGCGATCTGGGTAGGTGTGGGCGAAGCTCTTCCACAGAACGAGCAGATGGAACTGATCGCTCTGTGCGAACCCGCTGTGGTGCTTGCCGGCCCGAAGTGTCGAATCGACACCCCCCGTACGGTGTCACTCGACAGGTGGCGCGCATTGCTGGAGAGTGCGGATCGGATACCGTCGGCACAGATGAATCCAGATTCGCCAGCCGGGATCGCTTTCACCAGTGGAACATCGGGGAGACCCAAAGCGATTGTTCACAGCCAACGCAATCTTCTCCTCCCCGGAGCAGCTCTTGTCGCGACCCGCGGTTGGGGCCCGGAACTCCGCAAGGGCGACAGCTTCCCCATGACCATTCTCAACCTCATGGTCCTGTCGACCCTGTTGACCGCGCAGGCGGGTGGGTGCGCCGTCATCATGGATCGCCGAGATCTCGACGGCGTGGCCGAATGGATCTCCTCGCGGCGCGTCACGGTCTGGAACGGCGCACCGGCTCAACTCCATGATTTGGCGCAGCGTCCGGACATCGACATCAGCTCCCTCGACGAAGTCTGGTGTGGCGGTAGCGACACTCCCGACAGTTTGCGCCGGTCCTTCGCCGAGGCGCACGGTCTGGTCCCCCGCGTCACATACGGACTCACCGAGGCGCCCACCGTCGTGTCGATCGACCCACCGGGTAGCGAGTGGCTTCCGGGGACCAGCGGCCGGGTTCTCCCGCAATACGACGTTGCGGCGTATGATTATTCGGGTGCACGACTGCCTGCCGGCGAACTCGGTGAACTGTGTCTGACCGGTGCGTCGACGGGTGAGTGGGCACAAACGTGGACACCGTTGCTCGGCTATTGGGAGAACGGCGTCGTCGTGCCTCCTCGTGATGGCATCGTCGCAACCGGTGACATCGGTACCGTGGACGCCGACGGTTGGCTACGCGTGCTGGACAGGAAGAAGTTGATCATCATCCGAGGTGGCGCAAACGTATACCCGCTGGAAGTCGAGAGGGTTCTCGCCGCACACCCGGACATCGTCAAGGTCGCTGTGTATCCCGTTCCGGACGACAGGCTCGGTCAACGAGTCGGTGCAGTCATCGAAAGCACCGAGCAGGACATCGATTTCGACGAGTTGACCCAGTTGTGCAGGCGCGACTTGTCGCCGTACAAGGTGCCCGAGTTCTGGACAGTGGTCGACACCCTTCCCGTCAATGCAATGGGCAAAGTTCGGCGCGCCGGGCTCTACGACTTCGTCGTCGAACAACGCTCCGACAGTAACTCGACCACCCTCACCGCACCGACGTCAGGCCGACCGGCATGA
- a CDS encoding SDR family NAD(P)-dependent oxidoreductase, whose translation MSTENRNASAQRMFDLSGRVAIVTGASSGLGATIAEELAAFGAEVVLVARRVDRLKALAEKIGGLAVACDLSDLEEVGAIVPTVVEKLGPPEIVVNAAGSMFTEERAESEPLDALRRTMDLNLLAPFVLAQSAFPHMRDAGRGTIVNISSISGRVGLPGIPQASYAASKAGLSGLTVELAVQWARHSIRVNTVAPGFFRSEITGPLYENERSAEYLRRNTPLPKTGTAEDIVGAVLWLCSDAGSYVTGQTLVVDGGWTAR comes from the coding sequence ATGAGCACCGAGAATCGGAACGCATCCGCACAGCGCATGTTCGACCTGTCGGGTCGCGTCGCAATAGTGACCGGTGCATCCTCGGGGCTGGGGGCAACCATCGCCGAGGAACTGGCAGCATTCGGCGCCGAGGTGGTTCTGGTGGCGCGACGCGTCGACAGGCTGAAGGCACTCGCAGAAAAAATCGGAGGACTGGCGGTCGCATGCGACCTGTCCGACCTCGAAGAAGTGGGCGCCATCGTCCCCACCGTCGTGGAAAAGTTGGGCCCGCCGGAGATTGTCGTCAACGCGGCCGGCAGCATGTTCACCGAAGAGCGCGCCGAATCCGAGCCACTCGACGCGTTGAGGCGCACTATGGACCTCAACTTGCTGGCTCCGTTTGTACTGGCGCAGAGCGCTTTTCCTCACATGAGGGACGCCGGCCGTGGAACGATCGTGAACATTTCGTCGATCAGTGGTCGGGTCGGGTTGCCCGGTATTCCCCAGGCGTCCTACGCGGCGAGCAAAGCAGGACTGTCAGGTCTCACGGTCGAGTTGGCGGTGCAGTGGGCACGGCACTCGATCCGAGTCAACACGGTCGCACCTGGATTTTTCAGAAGCGAAATCACCGGACCGCTGTACGAAAACGAGCGCTCCGCCGAATACCTACGCCGCAACACGCCTCTACCGAAAACCGGCACGGCCGAGGACATCGTCGGTGCTGTGCTGTGGCTGTGCAGTGACGCCGGTAGTTACGTCACCGGTCAAACACTCGTCGTGGACGGCGGTTGGACGGCACGCTGA
- a CDS encoding flavin-containing monooxygenase, with the protein MTSCSPTQTPEVDHVALRAKYLAERDKRLRPDGQAQYVETDKEFVEYYEEDPYTPVVPRLPIKKDIEVVVLGGGLSGLVSAARIKEAGIDDVRVMDHAGDFGGVWYWNRYPGIQLDSDAYCYLPLVEEVGYVPKEKYSHGDEVFEHCQRIGKHFGLYDGAIFSTLILSQEWEEETKRWLIRTNRGDEIRARYVVMCHGSHNRPKLPGIPGITDYKGHTFHTARWDYEYTGGDMHGGLDKLADKRVAIIGTGASGVQVVPYLAESAKHLTVFQRTPSAIYERGDVATDPEWAASLKPGWQEELRRNFHTGAFESFAPGQDDLICDGWTEVNRNLSAYLTANDGWADLTPEKFMELREIKDYESGQRLRDRVDAIVTDPATAEKLKPYYRPLCKRPAFNDGFLPTFNRPNVTLVDVSNTKGVERITENGVVEDGVEHEVDCIIFASGFEITSDLDRRLGIHPYVGRDRLSLYDHWGKGYRTLHGTMSHGFPNQFFTGFIQGGVTATTTAMFEQQAVHIAYIIKEARARGAETVEPTLDAQDEWCTTVKDTALDNSNFQRECTPGYYYNEGEAQLRTYLGDPYWPGFYLLEDLLREWRNSGELPGLVLTESKDAVPARS; encoded by the coding sequence ATGACAAGTTGCAGTCCCACACAGACACCCGAGGTCGACCACGTCGCACTTCGCGCCAAGTACCTCGCAGAACGTGACAAGCGGCTCCGCCCCGACGGGCAGGCGCAGTACGTCGAAACCGACAAGGAATTCGTCGAATACTACGAGGAAGATCCGTACACCCCGGTCGTCCCGCGTCTGCCGATCAAGAAGGACATCGAGGTCGTCGTACTCGGCGGTGGCCTGTCCGGTCTCGTATCGGCGGCCCGCATCAAGGAAGCCGGCATCGACGACGTTCGGGTCATGGACCATGCTGGTGATTTCGGCGGCGTCTGGTATTGGAACAGGTACCCCGGAATTCAGCTCGACTCGGACGCATACTGCTACCTTCCGTTGGTCGAGGAGGTCGGCTACGTACCGAAGGAAAAGTACTCGCACGGCGACGAGGTGTTCGAGCACTGCCAGCGCATCGGGAAACACTTCGGACTCTACGACGGTGCGATCTTCAGTACCTTGATCCTCTCCCAGGAATGGGAAGAAGAGACAAAGCGCTGGCTGATCCGCACCAACCGCGGCGACGAGATCCGCGCGCGATACGTCGTGATGTGCCATGGGTCCCACAACCGTCCGAAACTGCCTGGGATTCCGGGGATCACCGACTACAAGGGTCATACTTTCCACACCGCGCGGTGGGATTACGAGTACACCGGCGGTGACATGCACGGCGGGCTGGACAAGTTGGCCGACAAGCGCGTCGCCATCATTGGCACCGGCGCCAGTGGCGTTCAGGTCGTGCCGTACCTCGCAGAATCCGCCAAGCATCTGACCGTTTTCCAGCGGACACCGTCGGCCATCTACGAACGTGGCGACGTAGCCACCGACCCGGAATGGGCAGCATCGCTGAAGCCTGGCTGGCAGGAGGAGTTGCGTCGCAACTTCCACACCGGAGCCTTCGAGTCCTTCGCCCCGGGGCAGGACGATCTGATCTGCGACGGCTGGACGGAGGTCAACCGCAATCTCTCGGCGTACTTGACTGCCAACGATGGCTGGGCGGACTTGACGCCCGAGAAGTTCATGGAACTCCGCGAGATCAAGGACTACGAGTCGGGGCAGCGGCTACGGGACCGGGTGGATGCGATTGTCACCGATCCCGCGACGGCCGAGAAACTGAAGCCGTACTACCGCCCACTGTGCAAGCGCCCCGCGTTCAACGACGGCTTCCTCCCAACGTTCAACCGTCCCAACGTCACCCTGGTCGATGTGTCGAACACGAAGGGCGTCGAGCGCATCACCGAGAACGGTGTCGTCGAGGACGGTGTGGAGCACGAAGTGGACTGCATCATCTTCGCCAGCGGCTTCGAGATCACCAGCGATCTCGATCGTCGCCTCGGCATCCACCCATATGTGGGTCGCGACCGGCTCTCGCTGTACGACCACTGGGGCAAGGGTTATCGCACACTGCACGGAACGATGAGCCACGGGTTCCCCAACCAGTTCTTCACCGGCTTCATCCAGGGCGGCGTAACTGCAACCACGACAGCGATGTTCGAGCAGCAGGCCGTTCATATCGCGTACATCATCAAGGAAGCCCGGGCGCGTGGGGCCGAGACCGTCGAGCCGACGCTCGACGCTCAGGACGAATGGTGCACCACTGTGAAGGACACGGCACTCGACAACAGCAATTTCCAGCGCGAGTGCACCCCCGGTTATTACTACAACGAGGGAGAAGCTCAGCTACGTACCTATCTGGGTGACCCGTACTGGCCAGGCTTTTACCTACTCGAGGATTTGCTTCGCGAATGGCGCAACTCGGGTGAGCTGCCAGGCTTGGTGCTGACCGAGTCGAAAGACGCGGTGCCCGCTCGAAGCTGA